The Herbaspirillum sp. DW155 genomic interval CCGTTCCCAAGTCAATCAACACCTGGCGGACGCCTCGCGGCACCATCAGGCCCACCACCAGCAAGGCGGCTTCAATTTTTTCGCGCATGGTTTCTCCCGTATTTGCGATACTCACGGGCCTGCTGCTGGGCGTGGTCCACCAAATCCAGCATCCGACCCTCACTAATGGCGATTTCCCGGTATTCATCGCTGGCGAACCAGCCCGAGTCATCGAATTTGGCTATCGGATTCGTGCCCTTCACTTCCGCCGTCCATGCTGGCGGCGTACAGTTATTGACACGAGTCCAAGGAAAAGCCTCTGCTACTTTTGCGACGGTGCGCCATTCGTACCGCACGGAGCGATACGGCCGCTCCGGGCGTGCTTGGTCCCAGGCGTCATAAATGCCCACCGGGCAGCGGCGCTCTGCCATCTCGTATCGACCGTTGACCACCTTCGTTTCCCTCAACATGCGGAAACGATAGTCACGGCCCATGCACACACCCTGCAACTTCAGGTACGCGCAGTAGTCCACGCGCTTCCCCGTCTCCGCATCTTTCTGGATGGCGTGATGCGCCTGCTGCACGGCATCCGTCCCGCCCTCGACTGCATCAGCCTTGATCCGCCGAAACTCACGATATACCGTGATTGGCGGCTCACCGATGGCTTGGAACTGGCGAATTCCCCACGTCGATGCCCACGCCTGCACGCGCTCGCCCGGCTGCAATTCCTCATCACCGAAGACGTTTTTCTGCATCCCCATTGCATCCTTGTGCGCTAGCTTCTTGTCGCCCGTGTTCTTCAGGACGTATTTCAGGATGTATCCCGTTGCCGTTCCCTGGCTGGCCTCGATTCTGATGATTTTTACGCGGTTCTCCTGCGCGCCCTTTTCCTGTCCATCTTCGGACAATGCATAGCGGCGCATGACGCGAGAGAAATCGGCCTCCTGATCCGATGGCATGAACAGCAGCAGGTGCCAGTGCGGGCAACCATCGTGGTGCGGTTCAGCAATGCGCATGCCCAGCGGGCGAATACCCAGGCGGCCATAGGCGGCGCGTATCCGCGTCCACACCTTTTGAAGATAGTCCTGCGCATCACGGGCCGATGTGCCGATGTAGGCAGGGTTGACCTCGCCCGACTCGGACAGCACCGCGTGATACTTCGATGGCGCGGTCAGCGTGACGAACACCCCCACCCACCCGCCACTGTGCGCGTAGTCTTCCATACCACGGATCCGCACCAACACCTCATTGGCCCGGATGACACGATTGGATGGCGTCTTCACCATGATTTCAGCCAGCGTCATGCGGCACACCTCGCCGCCCTCCTGCACGCTTTCCAGCGTGGTCGCCTCTGCCCAATTGGCATTGCGGGTCTGTTGCTTTGCGTAGCGCGCTGCTGATTCGTCGCTGATGTACAGGCCCGCGAACTTCGACACGCGCCCCAGGCGCATGCCTGCATGCTCCAACGCCCTCGCGTGCTTCACCTTCAGGCGACGACGCCAGAAGCGCGGATCGCAGCAGCGCGCAATCACCGCTCGCGCAACGATATCGGCCTCTTTCTTCGGGTCTGGATCGCGCTTGCTCTTCGGCCTATCGCACTTCGGCGGCTCGAGACCCCGCTCGCCGCAGATGGCTTCCATCCGCTCACGCGCCAGACCCTTTTCTTGGATGCTCATCATTACCCGCGTGCAGGCTTCCGCGCACTGCATTGCCATGATCGACAGATATGCGTCTGTCGCATCGAGAGGTATATCGGCCCCCGTCATTTCATCCAGCATGCCCGAGAATTCCAGGTACGCGGCTGGCATGGGCTGTCCCACTTGCCAGCCCTTCAGCGTGCGCGACAATGTGCGATGCGCTGCCCTGCCCCACAACGGAGGCAGGCCCGCCACATAGCGCACGGAATTCTCTTGCCGGATGGTTGGCATCAGTGCGCCTCGATGCTCGAAAGGATGACGCGTTGCAGGCCGTCATTCAGTTCATCAAGTGCGCGCTGCGCCTGCTCGAACAGTGCCACCGGCACCTGTACGCGTGCTTCCTTCAGCGCCGCCACCTCAAGTTCCAGGCGGCGGCGCACGTCGGCATGCAGCTCTAGGCCCATGCCTATGACTGCGATTTGTCCTTCATGCAGCATATGCGCCCTGCTTATTGAGCTTGCTAATGATCTTCCGCGCAAATGCTTCCCGTCCCTTCCAGCGTTCGGCAATCTCCGTCCAATTCTGGCGACGGGCTTCCTCCATCCGCTGCTGGCAGTCTTCCACGCGGATCATCATGACCGCACAGAGCAAGTTCACATCATCGTCATCCAGTTCCAGGGTTCGCATGTTTCACCCCTTCACTACGTCAAGTGCGGCGAGGATGGTGGCCGAGCACAGCAGACCGAAGCCGATAGCGCACATTGCGATATCTTGGAATTTGTTGCTTTTCGACATGAGACCCCCTAGGTCTTGGCCCTCCCCCGGCGAAACTCGACCGGGGGCGGCTTGGCCGCTGTGCCTAGGGGAGCGATGAAGAACCCCGGTCGATGCCGAAATATAGTTCAAGCGCCGTTGACATGTCAACGGTATTAATACGTTGTATGTCTATGTACATTGAACGTTTGAGGGGCTACGCCTATCATACGGCTACGCCGCCTACGCGTAGGCGTACATAGCCCTAGGAGAGCACTCGTATGAAAACGCCCGAATATCTGGATGCAGTGAAGAGGAAATTGGACTTGCCGTCCGATTACGCCCTGGCAAAGGTGCTAGGTGTCACTCGCGGTTCCGTCAGCAACTTGCAGGCCGGTAAATCCGCCATGTGTGATGAAACCGCCGTTCGTGTCGCCGAGATTCTCGGCATGCCGTCCGGTCAAGTCTTGATTGACATGCATATGGAGCGCTCGAAGGCTCCCGAGGTGCGTGCCGCATGGCAGAGCGTCATGCAACGCCTGTCGGCGTCTTTTGATTTCCTCATGCCACGCTCTACCCCGCGCCTGAGAGGCGTGGTGGCATGAGGTAAAGGGTAGGCTTCGTCTGGTGCAATTTGTATTATGTAAAATAACATCTTCAGATTTTGAAGCCCCATGCAAAGCTACATCCGAGGCAACCGTTCGCTGAAGTAAAAGTACCTAATTTACTGAAGCAAATTTGCCAATTCCCGTTGCGCGTGAAGTAAAAATGCCATGATTCAGGTGTCGCCCCCGCTCCTGAGCCCTGTGGATGTGGATATCGAAGGTGACATTGCCGCACAACGCACTGTGCTTGTTACCTTCGACCTCCCCGACAAACTGGCCCCGCTCCACTCAGGGACTGAAGCATCCATTGTTGATGGCCGCACCAATCACGCGGGACGTGGCCACCGTTTCTGCTCTACGCCGCTTGAGCCTATTTTTTAAATCGCCTGAATTGCAGCTATACGAACGTTTGCTTCCAGGCACTTCTATAAATATAGGCGTTATTCCAGCTGAACCTCTCCCAGATGGAAGCCTGCTGCACAAACTTTAAGCTATCAGCCAGTGCGTTGTAGACGTCGGAAGTAATCCAGATCGCGGAACCTGCCAGACTGGCCAGTTTTGCAGCATGGTTGGCGGCCTTTCCAATCCAAACGATATCGTTGTCGCCGTGGATGCCTATACGAGGATCGGCCGGGATTCGTGAAATTTTGGCCAGATACGCAGTAACCAATTGATTTATATAGAAAAATTAATTTTATAGTTCAGCGGCTCTGCGGCGCGATCCAGATCCAATGGATACTCGCCGAAGCGATTGATATGCGCACGCCGATATGGTGCCATTCCTCTGAGAATCTCTTCCGTTAGCACATAGCCCTTAGCCTGGAGCCGTTTGAGTATCTTGGACATCGTATGAACGTTGTGCAGGATCACCATGTTGGCCACGAGTTGGTTATATTTGATGACCTTCCGCTGTTCATGCCTGATGTTCTCAGCGATGATGCCATCACCACCAAAGAACAGCCATTTGACAAAATCATTGAACTCTTCGCTCTTGTTTGTCGCAGCATTGATTGTCTTCCGCAGTTCTGCGTCATTAATATATTTCAGCAGAAACATTGTACGTACTGCCCTCCCGAGCTCTCGGAACGCGTAATAGAGCCGATTTTTGCGGCTTGCAGTGCCCAGACGTCGCAAGATCGTTGATGGAGCAATCTTGCCCGCCTTAATTGAGATTACTACCCGCAGCATGTCCTTCAGGTGGCGAGCGATCAAATCCCAATCGATCACGCCTCTGAATAACCCTCCTATGTGTTCGTACTGATCCGATCGATCTCCACGGAAAAACACCAAGTCCTTGATGTTCCTTATGCGCGGCATCAGGTTGATACCCAGAAGATGCGCCAGTCCAAACACGGGCGTGCTTTGCGCCTGGGTGTCGCCATGCACAGTGTCTGGCTGAATGTCTGATTGGTTGTTAATCAGTCCATCTAGAATGTAGACAGCCTCATAGACACCACAAGGAATAAAGTGGCTAAAGAGCGCGATGTACTTATCCGAGACATGGTAATAGCCTATTCCACCGTACCCGCCATATCTGATGTGATATTCGGACAGCAGATTTTGCTCGAATACGTTCCATTTCGTGCCGTCAGCCGATGCGCTCTTTCCTGTCCCCCAATACCGGGGTAAGGCAAAGCGATTGTAGGCATTAATGACCTTAACAATGGCCTTATCGAGCCGCTGTTCGGTCACGTGCTTCAGGTTGAGCCAAGCCACTTGCTTTCGACTCAGCCCCTTAACAGAGCGAGCCGTTTGAACGGGGCCCAGGTTGCATCCGTAGCAGAAAAGTGTGGTGATGAATCGCTTTCTAGGATCGTCAATTTTTGGCTCAAAGCCAGAAAGTGGTCCGAAGAACTTGTGTAGATCAAGCCATTTCTCGGTCTCGGTCAAGACATCAAGTATGCTTGCCTCGGTCATCTCAGAGATGATTGCGTGATCAATGACCTCAATACCATCAGGAGGTTTGGGACGTTCAGGCCTACGGATAACTACGCCCGTCTGATCGATGTCCACGTAACCATTGTCTGGGAATCGCTGATCGACCATCTTGGCGAGATCACGCAGTTGTTGCTTCAGCCCCGCAACAAATGCTTCCGGATCGACCGGAAGATTTACTAGTTCGCCATACGCTTGCACTTCTTCCTCATACTGCTCCCAAGACACCAAGTGGGTGCGATAGTCATCATACTCGCCACTATGTTCGACGTAGAGATCTCCGGACTTCAATTCGTCCATGACCGCGCTAAAGACCGATAGCTCGAAGTATTTTCGATGGAAATGTGGCTCAGAATCATCCTGTCGCTTGCCGAAGACAAGCTGATGCCATTTCTCTGGCATCCATTCCACATCTAAGTCCTCTATACCCGATTCAGCACAAGGTAATTGCTCCCGATGGCTTGATCGATACTTCTGCAAAAACGCAATTGCCTGAAGCAAGCTGTTGTCCTGAGAACTCGAACTGAGACTCAGAGCCTCAAGACACTTGAAAAGCAAACTTCGCTTCGGGCCATATCCATTCAACATAAATGGATAGTAATTATTGCCTGCGAATGCCATATGCTCGTCACACTGGTTGATCCATCTTTCGTAGTCACCGTGCAGCGATTCGTCAACGCGGGCTATTTTTTGATCACCCGTGCCATCTTCATTTAGCACACTCAGAACATCGCGAAATTGTCCGATCAGGCGCTCTGTCTGCTCGGCGTGCTGCAAATGGTACTGCCGCAGCCTCTCCTCAGCGGTATTGTGCAGGTTGCGCAGCGATTTTAAAAAGATATCGGCGATATCGTCCATCGCCTTTTCCAGTTGTGTCTGGATCAAAAGTACTGCCAGGGTATAGCGCTTTAATGGCTTCACAGAGCGCATTTCCGCCAAATCAAGTGCTCTCGCCTCAAGCGTCATTTGCTCGCGCTTTGTGGCTGCAATATGTTGGGTGCTGGGTAGTCCTGCTGCCAACTCCATCATCTTGTCTACGTGTTGCAGGAAGTCAGTGACCTCACGCACGTTAGGTTGCTTCGGCTCCCGTTTAAGACTGTCCCATCCACTACGTCCAGCTTGGGGTGTCAAGATCGCTTCGAGGCGCTCAATCATGTCTTGACCTAAAACGCCGCCTACTGTCTTGTAGATTTGTTCGTTGACTGTATTCCGGCATTTGGCAGCCAACCTAGAAAGAACCGTGAAGCCAGGAAGTTCATATTTTCTGAGTACCAGCTCTTCGATCAGAACGTTGATAATGTCCGGTAGCTCTTGCTTAGTCTGTGCCGCCTGCATCGCAGAGCTCTCTAGCCATTTCTCCGCTTGCTTATCGATCAGGCGAAGTCCAATGTAGGAGCGTAGGCGCTGATGTTGAAGTGAGCGTGTTCCGGAATCATCGTATTTCAGTATTGCTTGCTTTGCCGGCTTGCGTAAATTTGCAGCATCGCAAATGTGCTCAATAATTTCAGTTGGCACCGACGCGACTGACACAAAATATCCAAGTCGTTGAAGTAGCTTCATCTTGATCAGCATGAATGCGCGTGGCCCGACCTGCCGATACTGTTTGAAGACGTATTCTATTTCCGAGCTTGTAGGTGTATATACAGCCGTCAACTCTTCTTGGCTATATTCATTTTTTAAACGTGGATACGCTGTCTCATGGATTGCCGTCATCGAAGCTCGCTCCACCAGTTTGGCATGGGAAATCGTTCGTGCATGCCGGTAATCTTTGAGTTCAAACAGGAAGGAGGATCTTCTTCAGCGAGCCCTTGAATACCATAGCGATGGTGACATTGCATCACCAACATAAGCTTGTCAACGGAAAAAAATCACTGCAAGATTTCGAGCGCCGAACCTGCGTCAGCTCGACGTGCAGCATGAAAAAATTGTGGCCACGAGATGCTATAAACTGTGTCACGAAATACAGCAAAACGTGATCGTGGCTGATCAAAAATGCAAAAGGGAACAAGATTGGCTTGTATGAAAAGACGTCAGAGCTACTCAACCATCATCGAACGGGGCGGTAAGGTCTCCTGGCCGAAGGCATTGATGGACTGGAAGATTGGCCAGCGGGTGTTCTTCTCCGTCAAAGACAATGCTGTTGCCGTGACCACGCGGCCATCACGCTCAATGAATGGCCGAATATTTTCCGCGCGTATCAGCCGGAAATTCAGCAGCAAACATTTCTCGGCTAGCTGATAGCTATCCGCTACTCCAAACTTGAGCCGGCTCAAGCTGCAGAAGCAGCGCAAATCCCTTTTGTCACTAAAGGGTCTCGATTTCGCATGCGAAATCCAGCGCTTCTCTCCAACCTCAAACAATCAGCAGAGGATCAAATTGGCCAGAATTCTCGTAATCGACCTGGAAGCGACGTGTTCAGATGACGGCAGAATTGCCCCGGATGAAATGGAAATCATCGAAGTCGGAGCCTGCTGGACCACCGAAAGCGGTCAGGTGTTGGAGCGATTTCAGCACCTGGTAAAGCCTCTGGTGCAGCCGCTACTCACGCCTTTTTGCAAACAATTGATTGGCATTACCCAAGAAGAAATCGACCAAGCCCCCTTGTTCCCGGTCGCGGCACGGGCGCTTCAAGCGTTCGTCGATAACCATGTCTCCGATGATACGGTCTGGATGAGCTGGGGCGCCTACGACCGCAAGCAGTTCCTCAGAGACGCTCAGCGCCACGGAGTGGCAATGCCGCTGACTATGCCTCATCAGAATGCTAAGAGACTATTCGCCAAGGCGCAGCGCATCGGTAAAGAGGTCGGCATGGCCAGAGCGTGTAAGCTAGCCGGCCTTGATCTGGAGGGGCAGCATCATCGTGGCTTGGACGATGCTGTCAACATTGCTAAGCTGATGCCCTGGATATTGGGACAAGCCTCTCTACAGGGTTCCAATAAGCCAGCGAATTCCTAACCTGACGGAGCATCGATGTCTTTCAACATCTTTATTGACACCGAATTCACCGATTTTCTTGATCCGCAGTTGATCAGCATCGGCCTAGTGACGCAAAGTGGCGAGGAATTCTATGCGGAGCTTCCCTATGAAGTCCGAGAATGCAGCGAGTTCGTCAAAGCGGCCGTCCTTCCGCTCTTGGGATATGCACCTCACGCTGAAATGACCAAGGACGATCTCTACGTCCAGATGACGAACTGGCTCAGGTTGGTAAGGCCGAAGGATCAAGAGGTCTTCATTTGCTATGACTACCAGACAGACTGGGATCTCTTTTACGACGCCTTAGACGGTCGTGTCCCGCCCTGGTGCAAGCGTCGTCTTGTCGCGGATCGTATCAATGAGTTACTTCGGTACAAATACCATCAAAAAAACTCGCTTCCCGAGCACCACTCGCTGAATGATGCTAGGGCAAACTGTTATGCATTCAGAGAGCCCGCATAAGCTTTCTTGACGCGTAAAGATCATATTTAAGTTATCGGCTTGGGGAGCTTCAAAATGCGGTTAGAAGATGCAATCGTTAAGGATCGTGTGGCACGCGAAATCGCTACATAAAAAAGCTTTGCTTGGGCAGCGTCCTCCTTCGCGAAATGTGCTGCGTTCGGAATGACGACATGATCAAATTCCAGCCCTTTCAAAAGTAGGGGCGTTGATACGGTCCGCGGAGGGAGCCGCCTACCTGAATTGGTCATGCGCTGGCGGATGTTTGCAGTGGCTTCGGTCATGGTGTCACAGCGACCTGATTCTAGTTCGTTGACTGCTCGCTCCGCGTCCCGCCATATTTCACCGCGAAAAATCCTCCAGCGCGGGCGTTTGCGAGCTAGGCTAAGCAGCTTTCTGAGCGAGGCAGAACCATCACCATCCCCAAGCGTTTTGGCGATGGCATTCATTTCTGTCGCGATGGCTTCATCTTCTGGATTAGGAGCATCCCCTTCCTTGGCTTGTTTTTTGTGAACGCACTCTTCGATCAAGCTTTTAACCGCAGCCAATCGGCTCGCGTTGGAATTCGACGCATCCCAAGCTGTTGCGAAGCTTTGTAGCCTGCCGGCCGCCATCTCTTCAATTGCTTGAAAGCCGCCGCTGGTCGCTCTCGCCAACTGGTAACAAATCCCTTTTCTGCAATGAATTGCTGCCTGCGTTCCCCCTCGCTCATCGATGCCGTCAAAAAACAGCCCCATGTCGAATACATCACCTGTCTGCTTGAAAGCGATCGGACCTACCCCAAGATCGATGGATTCGCCGGCCATAAGCTTTATGCGCGTCTCCGCGATCCACGCTCCCAACGCTGGATTTTTCCCATTCCAGCGGTGGGGGGTATCTAAGCTTCCTGCAAGAGGAAATACGTCGTGGATTTGGCCTTCCCAACTAAGTGTGGCGCCAGCAAACTCGAAAATGCCTTGCATTGGATCGCCAAAGATAAGTGTTGGCACGATTTCAGATAAGGCGACCGACAGTTCATGCTGTAGGAGGTGGCAGTCCTGGTATTCGTCGATGAGAATCCTGTCGTATGAGGCGGCCACGACATCTCGCATCGCGCGGACCCGCAATGCCAGAATGGTTCCGCGATAAAGTTGGTCCCATTCGCCCCCATTTTTAGGCATGCCATTGGGCGGCTTGGCTACTCCAGGGAAAGCATTTGCATACCGCATGCACCAACCGGCAATCGTATCCACAGCGACCGCATTGGCGGATATGCCGAGTCGCTTGAGGCGGCCACGGATGGCATGGACTCCGGCGTGAGTGTGTGTCAGAATCAAGGCTCGGCGGCCCAGCGCTGCAAGTTTGGCAATAAACTCTGTCTTTCCATGCCCTGCCGGCGCCACAATGGCGCCGACCTTCATGGCCACAAGATCCTCTATCTCAGGCATACAGCCATGCCTCGACGGCCGCTAAAGTTTTTGCTAAAGGGGATTCAGGATTTTCGGAGGCGATACCCCAAACGTGAGGAGCCAAGCCACGGCCTATCCGCTGGTCCTTAAACCATTTTTTGCGCGAGGTCACCTCCGCGATAATCTCTCGAAGCTCTTCTCCCGACTTGCCGAATGTGTCTTTCCATTCGTTGAAAGAAATGCTGGCGTTGGCCCGGTTAAGGCCGGGGATCTTTGCGGCTAAGTTGTCGTTGACGGAGTCTTCTCCGCGCTGTAGCCGCGTGTATTCCAGCAAAGCTTGTACTGCGTTGTCATCGGCTACCGTGAACAAGGCTTGCTCGGTATTGAGCATGTCTCCGTATTCGAAGACTGGAACATCTTTCTTTGCCAGGTCCGCGATGTTAGCGGCTGTTAAAGCAACGTCGGAATCACGGAAGAGTGCCACGGAATAACCCAGTGCCGCCAGCGCCAAAGCGAGCGAACAAGCTTCGTTCCCATTGCCGTCGGTGATCGCGGCGCCGAGCTGTTCGATGGGCTTGTTCTTGTGGCGAGGCGGCCATTTTTCGCGGATGCCTGTCATCATGCCGACCTCAGTCATCCCCTCAGTTACCAGGATGCGCCGAGAAAACATGGCCCGAGGCGTATGGCGGAGAAGAGCATTGATCGGGTCGGGCTTCCCTGGAGCGAGCATAGTGACTTGGCGGTCTGGGCGGATCAAGTTGACCACGTAGAGTCCAGAGCCGCCCGTTTCACCCAACGCAATGTCGGAATGCGTAGTCATCAGCACTTGACCAACGGGGTCACCCAAGATGGTGGCGACATCTTGGTCCGACTTGAGTTGCGATATAGCGCCTATGATCCGATGTGGCTCCAGACCATGCTCTATCTCGTCAATGAGAATGATCGCCCCTTCGCTGATGGCGGATCGCTGGATGCCCAATGTCGCCAAACGTCGCGTGCCTAGCCCCGCAAGACGCAGGGGAACTCCATCGTCGTGCAACGCGATTGATCCAGAAGAGAGACCCGAGCGCCCAAGCTCAAGACCGGGTTCGTAGGCGCCGTCGACATAGGCGCCCAACGCTTTCGCATGGCGCTCGGCTTCCGCCGCGGCGTCGGCCAGCGACTTGATTTTGTCGAGCTCGGCGCTATCGCGCGCCGCTCGATACGCCTCTGCTAGTCGCGCCGCCGCTTCGGAGTTGTCCCCGGTGAGGCGCGACAACACGGATCCTTGCCCCCACGCCAGATGACGAGCATCGTCGCCAGCAAGTCGGACCAGCCCGAACAAGGCTCGATCTCGGTTCGAGATCGTCCTTGGCGTCTCCACGCGATCACAGACAACCTCCCACACCGGCTCCAGCGTAGCGTCAACGGTGAGGCGTACGGTGAGCACGGGCTCATCTCCGTCTTCGGGTTCGTCACGCACCGCTCCAGCTTCAGTCCAGCCACGAATATAGAGACCAAAACGCGCATCGGACTTGAGCGTTTTCGACAACTCGCCAACGGTAACTTCGATTTCGATAGTGTTGCTCGTGTCACATGCGAAGAAATCAGACTCAGAAAAAGAAAACCATTTCGAGTTTAGCGCTGCTTCCGCCGCGTCCAAAATCGTGGACTTCCCCGAGTCTCCGGCGCCGATCAGGCAACAAAACGGATCACGTGGAGTCCACTCCATCGAGGCGATCCCCCGGAAATTTTTGATTTTCAAGTATCTGATCTGCATGGCGGTTTCGGCCTGATGATCGTTGATATTTATTTGCAGACAATGGTAGTTGAGATAACCAATAATCGGCAAGAATTGTTGACCAACGACCTTATATTAGTGAGTAGGGTTCTGTGGGGATGCAATCCTAGTCGGCGTCCGTTCGGCCTGCCCTGAGTTTTTCCAAAGCAGCCTGTAAATGCCGTTCTTCCAGCCCCAACGCGGTAAGAAACTCTGTTACTGCAATTGGCTGAAACCAATAGAACCCATGGCCAAGAGAACTTCTAAGCGCTTCCAAATCCGTTTGCGTGAGCGTTGCCATAAATGCGCACATTCTAATTTCGACCCGCTCACGTTCCACATGACATGGCCGACACAAAGCTCGGAAAGCACTAAGCGGGTAAGCCAGAAAAGAGATCAGTGGATCTCTAGCTGGTCAATTCCGAGTTTGGTCCTCAGTTCAGCCTCGCGATTATTCAGCCATGTTTTCGCCTGGTCTTTCCCTCCATCGAGGCCACTCTGGCGCATCGCTACTCTTGCGCATTTGTATCGCTCGGCGCGGTCATCCACCAAATAGCATAGAAGCTCCATATTGTTGCTCATGAACTGAGCTTCAGCGCCAAGCAATGAATTGCCTTCTTTCATAACCCTATCGAAGTCGTCCAGCTGAGCAACTACAGCATCCATTTCGTTCCGTTTGGGTCGGTCTCCTAATCTAGCTGCAGCATCAAATGCACCTAACAGGTTGTTGATGGAAATAAAAGTTGGTACGTAAGAGTCTTTAGTCACCACCATCAAAGCATTCAGCGTTCCCAATCTGTGCTGAAAGGCGCTGCGTTCAGTCTTTTTTCTTCCACTCTCTACGTATTCACGAAATCGCACAGCCGTCACAACTACATCTGCAACTCGCGACCGCGCCATATTTTGTAGACGTTTAGAGATTCCGGGACCTAAATTGATCAAGAAGTCTGAGATACGGATATGCATGGCTTCTAAATCAGCTCTCAGTTTTCTAAGAACCATGGTGCGCTCTGTGCGCTTGCCCAAGTGACTCAGTAGCTTTTCCTGGCGCTCATGTTGCCGGATCGCGTTCTTATAATTTTGAATGTCTTTGATCAGCCTTGGATCAGCACCAAATTTTTCGTTGGCGCAGTCTTTGCCGAGG includes:
- a CDS encoding AAA family ATPase → MPIIGYLNYHCLQININDHQAETAMQIRYLKIKNFRGIASMEWTPRDPFCCLIGAGDSGKSTILDAAEAALNSKWFSFSESDFFACDTSNTIEIEVTVGELSKTLKSDARFGLYIRGWTEAGAVRDEPEDGDEPVLTVRLTVDATLEPVWEVVCDRVETPRTISNRDRALFGLVRLAGDDARHLAWGQGSVLSRLTGDNSEAAARLAEAYRAARDSAELDKIKSLADAAAEAERHAKALGAYVDGAYEPGLELGRSGLSSGSIALHDDGVPLRLAGLGTRRLATLGIQRSAISEGAIILIDEIEHGLEPHRIIGAISQLKSDQDVATILGDPVGQVLMTTHSDIALGETGGSGLYVVNLIRPDRQVTMLAPGKPDPINALLRHTPRAMFSRRILVTEGMTEVGMMTGIREKWPPRHKNKPIEQLGAAITDGNGNEACSLALALAALGYSVALFRDSDVALTAANIADLAKKDVPVFEYGDMLNTEQALFTVADDNAVQALLEYTRLQRGEDSVNDNLAAKIPGLNRANASISFNEWKDTFGKSGEELREIIAEVTSRKKWFKDQRIGRGLAPHVWGIASENPESPLAKTLAAVEAWLYA
- a CDS encoding DUF3693 domain-containing protein: MKTPEYLDAVKRKLDLPSDYALAKVLGVTRGSVSNLQAGKSAMCDETAVRVAEILGMPSGQVLIDMHMERSKAPEVRAAWQSVMQRLSASFDFLMPRSTPRLRGVVA
- a CDS encoding Tn3 family transposase; protein product: MTAIHETAYPRLKNEYSQEELTAVYTPTSSEIEYVFKQYRQVGPRAFMLIKMKLLQRLGYFVSVASVPTEIIEHICDAANLRKPAKQAILKYDDSGTRSLQHQRLRSYIGLRLIDKQAEKWLESSAMQAAQTKQELPDIINVLIEELVLRKYELPGFTVLSRLAAKCRNTVNEQIYKTVGGVLGQDMIERLEAILTPQAGRSGWDSLKREPKQPNVREVTDFLQHVDKMMELAAGLPSTQHIAATKREQMTLEARALDLAEMRSVKPLKRYTLAVLLIQTQLEKAMDDIADIFLKSLRNLHNTAEERLRQYHLQHAEQTERLIGQFRDVLSVLNEDGTGDQKIARVDESLHGDYERWINQCDEHMAFAGNNYYPFMLNGYGPKRSLLFKCLEALSLSSSSQDNSLLQAIAFLQKYRSSHREQLPCAESGIEDLDVEWMPEKWHQLVFGKRQDDSEPHFHRKYFELSVFSAVMDELKSGDLYVEHSGEYDDYRTHLVSWEQYEEEVQAYGELVNLPVDPEAFVAGLKQQLRDLAKMVDQRFPDNGYVDIDQTGVVIRRPERPKPPDGIEVIDHAIISEMTEASILDVLTETEKWLDLHKFFGPLSGFEPKIDDPRKRFITTLFCYGCNLGPVQTARSVKGLSRKQVAWLNLKHVTEQRLDKAIVKVINAYNRFALPRYWGTGKSASADGTKWNVFEQNLLSEYHIRYGGYGGIGYYHVSDKYIALFSHFIPCGVYEAVYILDGLINNQSDIQPDTVHGDTQAQSTPVFGLAHLLGINLMPRIRNIKDLVFFRGDRSDQYEHIGGLFRGVIDWDLIARHLKDMLRVVISIKAGKIAPSTILRRLGTASRKNRLYYAFRELGRAVRTMFLLKYINDAELRKTINAATNKSEEFNDFVKWLFFGGDGIIAENIRHEQRKVIKYNQLVANMVILHNVHTMSKILKRLQAKGYVLTEEILRGMAPYRRAHINRFGEYPLDLDRAAEPLNYKINFSI
- a CDS encoding 3'-5' exonuclease; the protein is MSRLKLQKQRKSLLSLKGLDFACEIQRFSPTSNNQQRIKLARILVIDLEATCSDDGRIAPDEMEIIEVGACWTTESGQVLERFQHLVKPLVQPLLTPFCKQLIGITQEEIDQAPLFPVAARALQAFVDNHVSDDTVWMSWGAYDRKQFLRDAQRHGVAMPLTMPHQNAKRLFAKAQRIGKEVGMARACKLAGLDLEGQHHRGLDDAVNIAKLMPWILGQASLQGSNKPANS
- a CDS encoding UvrD-helicase domain-containing protein, with the protein product MKVGAIVAPAGHGKTEFIAKLAALGRRALILTHTHAGVHAIRGRLKRLGISANAVAVDTIAGWCMRYANAFPGVAKPPNGMPKNGGEWDQLYRGTILALRVRAMRDVVAASYDRILIDEYQDCHLLQHELSVALSEIVPTLIFGDPMQGIFEFAGATLSWEGQIHDVFPLAGSLDTPHRWNGKNPALGAWIAETRIKLMAGESIDLGVGPIAFKQTGDVFDMGLFFDGIDERGGTQAAIHCRKGICYQLARATSGGFQAIEEMAAGRLQSFATAWDASNSNASRLAAVKSLIEECVHKKQAKEGDAPNPEDEAIATEMNAIAKTLGDGDGSASLRKLLSLARKRPRWRIFRGEIWRDAERAVNELESGRCDTMTEATANIRQRMTNSGRRLPPRTVSTPLLLKGLEFDHVVIPNAAHFAKEDAAQAKLFYVAISRATRSLTIASSNRILKLPKPIT
- a CDS encoding replication endonuclease; translated protein: MPTIRQENSVRYVAGLPPLWGRAAHRTLSRTLKGWQVGQPMPAAYLEFSGMLDEMTGADIPLDATDAYLSIMAMQCAEACTRVMMSIQEKGLARERMEAICGERGLEPPKCDRPKSKRDPDPKKEADIVARAVIARCCDPRFWRRRLKVKHARALEHAGMRLGRVSKFAGLYISDESAARYAKQQTRNANWAEATTLESVQEGGEVCRMTLAEIMVKTPSNRVIRANEVLVRIRGMEDYAHSGGWVGVFVTLTAPSKYHAVLSESGEVNPAYIGTSARDAQDYLQKVWTRIRAAYGRLGIRPLGMRIAEPHHDGCPHWHLLLFMPSDQEADFSRVMRRYALSEDGQEKGAQENRVKIIRIEASQGTATGYILKYVLKNTGDKKLAHKDAMGMQKNVFGDEELQPGERVQAWASTWGIRQFQAIGEPPITVYREFRRIKADAVEGGTDAVQQAHHAIQKDAETGKRVDYCAYLKLQGVCMGRDYRFRMLRETKVVNGRYEMAERRCPVGIYDAWDQARPERPYRSVRYEWRTVAKVAEAFPWTRVNNCTPPAWTAEVKGTNPIAKFDDSGWFASDEYREIAISEGRMLDLVDHAQQQAREYRKYGRNHARKN